In Gemmatimonadaceae bacterium, one genomic interval encodes:
- a CDS encoding TonB-dependent receptor, with the protein MWRRRHASWLPQRTAVPLSVLLCAAVSAPGWSQGSISGVVRAAASAAPVPDAIVTVSGVTQTARSGRDGRFIVAPVAAGEHVVIVRRIGFQPDTLTSVTVPPASTTPVIAELVHLTTKLDTVAVPSVATNIAATGAVPSVELTRDDIARTPQIADDAFRAVTRVPGVSASDLSAGFRVRGGANREVLLSLDGMELYEPFHLKDLDGAISIIDPGILGNATISTGGFGARYGDHLTGVFALQSRDDAVTGAHGSLNASVSGVSAEMAAPVDGSHADIMVSARKGLLAAALDLAGDGGTLAPRYDDSYARIRIRPNATNQLAISALRSNDGLFFYASDEPSLASEYGSQYVWATWTSMPTTWLTTRTMVSDAELTWDRTGGETSNTGLALEVGDRRGFQAQSVQQSVTVDESPRLRTEVGAQYRSLEAQYTYARQQALPVVEAGAWVTDSNDLGTRFSAQGTTMGAYATQFAQLTPSLGVEAGVRYDRQSYTGEHMSSPRVAASYALGSRTTLHAAWGLYAQPQALYELQVQDGVTRFSRAERDEQREFGVDHRFSGVTLKVDAYDRQLLRLDPEYVNLESSFDVFPEAGNDRVLIDPVSGYARGLEISASSTRGPVQWLASYALASSRDKVDGLWVPSPYDQRHSIHVDASASPHPGWRVTAAWEFHSGWPATPITFGLDTLVDGTHHVRAEYGLFNSTRIGPYHRLDLRVSNDRRLGPGKLSVYLDVFNVYGRNNPRGLGYTVADWNAAEVVVNQRSKLQLPRIPTLGVQWTF; encoded by the coding sequence ATGTGGCGACGTCGCCACGCAAGCTGGTTACCGCAACGAACTGCGGTGCCGTTATCAGTGCTGTTATGTGCAGCGGTTTCTGCTCCAGGTTGGTCTCAGGGTAGCATAAGCGGGGTCGTTCGCGCGGCCGCTTCGGCCGCACCGGTTCCAGATGCGATAGTCACCGTGTCGGGCGTCACGCAGACGGCCCGCTCGGGACGCGATGGACGTTTCATCGTGGCGCCAGTCGCCGCTGGTGAGCACGTCGTCATCGTACGCCGCATCGGCTTTCAACCCGATACACTCACGAGCGTGACCGTACCACCGGCGTCCACGACGCCGGTCATAGCGGAGCTCGTCCATCTCACGACGAAGCTCGACACGGTCGCCGTGCCTTCCGTTGCGACGAACATCGCAGCCACGGGTGCGGTCCCATCGGTCGAGCTCACTCGTGACGACATCGCGCGCACCCCGCAGATCGCCGACGACGCATTTCGCGCGGTGACACGCGTGCCTGGCGTTTCGGCGAGCGATCTCTCGGCGGGATTTCGTGTGCGCGGCGGCGCCAACCGCGAAGTGCTGCTGTCGCTGGACGGAATGGAGCTCTACGAGCCGTTCCACCTCAAAGATCTCGACGGCGCGATCTCGATCATCGATCCGGGGATCCTTGGCAACGCGACCATCAGTACGGGTGGGTTCGGCGCCCGCTACGGCGATCACCTGACGGGTGTGTTCGCGCTGCAATCGCGCGACGATGCAGTCACCGGCGCGCACGGCTCGCTCAACGCAAGCGTGAGCGGTGTAAGCGCGGAGATGGCAGCGCCAGTCGACGGCTCCCACGCCGACATCATGGTGTCGGCCCGCAAAGGCCTGCTCGCGGCGGCCCTCGACCTGGCAGGCGATGGGGGTACCCTCGCGCCCCGCTACGACGACAGCTATGCGCGCATCCGCATCAGGCCTAACGCAACGAACCAGTTGGCGATCAGCGCCCTGCGCTCCAACGACGGGTTGTTCTTCTACGCGTCGGACGAGCCCTCGCTCGCCAGCGAGTACGGCAGCCAGTACGTCTGGGCGACGTGGACGTCGATGCCGACGACGTGGCTCACCACGCGCACCATGGTGTCCGACGCCGAGCTGACGTGGGACCGCACGGGCGGCGAGACGTCGAACACGGGGCTGGCACTCGAGGTGGGTGACCGGCGCGGCTTCCAGGCGCAGTCCGTCCAGCAGTCGGTGACGGTCGATGAATCGCCGCGCTTGAGAACCGAAGTCGGCGCCCAGTACCGTTCGCTCGAGGCGCAGTACACATACGCACGACAGCAGGCGCTGCCGGTCGTCGAGGCGGGTGCGTGGGTGACGGACTCCAACGACCTCGGCACCCGCTTTTCGGCGCAGGGCACCACGATGGGCGCGTACGCCACGCAATTCGCGCAGCTCACGCCGTCGTTAGGCGTGGAGGCGGGCGTGCGCTATGACCGCCAGAGCTACACCGGCGAGCACATGAGCAGCCCCCGGGTCGCCGCCTCGTACGCGCTCGGCAGCCGAACCACGCTGCACGCGGCATGGGGCCTCTATGCGCAGCCGCAGGCCCTCTACGAGCTGCAGGTGCAAGACGGGGTCACCCGGTTCTCCCGCGCCGAGCGCGACGAACAGCGCGAATTCGGCGTCGATCATCGCTTCAGCGGCGTGACGCTCAAGGTGGACGCGTACGACCGCCAGCTCCTGCGCCTGGATCCGGAGTACGTGAATCTCGAGAGCTCGTTCGACGTGTTCCCCGAGGCGGGGAACGATCGCGTGCTCATCGATCCGGTGAGCGGGTACGCGAGGGGGCTCGAGATTTCCGCGTCCTCGACGCGCGGTCCGGTGCAGTGGCTCGCGAGTTATGCGCTCGCGTCGTCGCGCGACAAGGTGGACGGCCTGTGGGTGCCGTCTCCGTACGACCAGCGCCACTCGATCCACGTCGACGCGAGCGCCTCGCCGCACCCGGGGTGGCGGGTGACCGCGGCGTGGGAGTTCCATTCCGGCTGGCCGGCGACGCCGATCACGTTCGGCCTGGACACGCTGGTCGACGGCACACACCACGTGCGGGCGGAGTACGGTCTGTTCAACTCGACGCGCATCGGACCGTACCACCGGCTGGACTTGCGAGTGTCTAACGATCGCCGCCTGGGGCCCGGCAAGCTGTCGGTGTACCTCGATGTGTTCAACGTCTACGGCCGCAACAATCCGCGCGGACTCGGCTACACGGTCGCCGACTGGAACGCCGCCGAGGTAGTCGTGAATCAGCGGTCGAAGCTGCAACTGCCGCGCATTCCGACGCTCGGCGTGCAGTGGACGTTCTAA
- a CDS encoding nuclear transport factor 2 family protein yields MPNGMCALVAAAVLIGTSLRADPSYAQATGARADSDSVIALEHAWLDHEDSTTLQRILAPDFVHALPSGEIIDKAEHVDYVAKHPRPASVHSRFERLDVRVYGWAAIATGIVDATRDGQPGVRRTVFTDVFVKRDGRWRAVRAQETNVVKH; encoded by the coding sequence ATGCCTAACGGAATGTGCGCGCTCGTCGCCGCCGCCGTGCTCATCGGCACGAGCCTGCGTGCGGATCCATCGTATGCGCAGGCAACCGGCGCGCGAGCGGACAGCGACTCGGTGATCGCTCTCGAGCACGCATGGTTGGATCACGAGGATTCCACGACCTTGCAACGGATCCTGGCGCCCGATTTCGTGCACGCCTTGCCCAGCGGAGAGATCATCGACAAAGCCGAGCACGTCGATTACGTGGCCAAGCATCCGCGTCCCGCGTCGGTGCATTCGCGGTTCGAGCGGCTCGACGTCAGGGTCTATGGGTGGGCCGCGATTGCGACGGGCATTGTCGATGCGACGCGCGATGGACAGCCGGGGGTGCGGCGCACGGTGTTCACCGATGTGTTCGTGAAGCGCGACGGCCGCTGGCGGGCTGTGAGGGCGCAGGAGACCAACGTCGTCAAGCACTGA
- a CDS encoding porin family protein produces the protein MHKRFVMVSAAALALAAASHTATAQLATPKPAIGVLGGLNLSTLGGSDISGVSNRTGFQAGLFLTLHMNSAWSIEPEALYTQEGASSDGMTVKMNYIQVPVLLRWDVMAKNPVHPFFIAGPAAAYQVGCDFSQSGESASCDDAGAQKKSFDMLGVAGAGLGFNVGATQMSVGARYSYGFSDTFEGSNIKNRYFSMLVGLTF, from the coding sequence ATGCACAAGCGATTCGTCATGGTTTCCGCGGCCGCACTTGCTCTGGCCGCTGCCTCCCACACCGCGACGGCTCAGCTCGCGACGCCCAAGCCGGCCATCGGTGTACTCGGTGGGCTGAACCTCTCCACCCTGGGTGGGAGCGACATCTCCGGCGTGAGCAACCGCACCGGCTTCCAGGCTGGTCTCTTCCTCACGCTGCACATGAACAGCGCGTGGTCGATCGAGCCCGAAGCGCTGTACACGCAAGAGGGCGCGAGCTCTGACGGCATGACGGTGAAGATGAACTACATTCAGGTGCCCGTGCTGCTCCGCTGGGACGTGATGGCCAAGAACCCCGTGCACCCGTTCTTCATTGCGGGTCCGGCCGCGGCCTACCAGGTCGGTTGCGACTTCTCACAGTCGGGCGAGAGCGCGAGCTGCGACGACGCGGGCGCCCAGAAAAAGTCGTTCGACATGCTCGGCGTCGCCGGTGCGGGTCTCGGCTTCAACGTCGGCGCGACGCAGATGTCGGTTGGCGCGCGCTACTCGTACGGCTTCAGCGACACCTTCGAGGGCAGCAACATCAAGAACCGCTACTTCTCGATGCTCGTCGGCCTGACGTTCTAA
- a CDS encoding Ig-like domain-containing protein produces MTVFEEAESGVGMASSQRLTAGAPRGPWFSHARTIAAIASAGAAVVSLVSALYTYGVIGRADAHETIGNIGAAWVGVRPTADTACSVGDTLHLAATITDRSGSVLVGAHPIWTTDDPRVATVLGDGSVVTRGQGSTTIDVIVGGLVARARIVVAQRVAAVSVEAAALDSTVTVSEDGRIGLTIVARDARGYTIAGVIPRWHIDDSTVATVDSSGLLVGRSAGRSIVTAAVGAIAGRAAVTVVATPAAITAVSGTSQRALAGRTLAQAIVVRVTSRHGRPIENQLVMFAPAGGQGMASPDTSRTDADGRARTTWTLGGLPGRQLLLASVDHLDTAVRVAAEADPAARNTRVAALATGLAAEAGTALGDSVGVRVTDSTGRALSGVPVVWTALDGSVRPLDARTDSLGQAQVRWTLGDAPGTQRLRVQVGEAESADPVAPITLSAAARAGKPAGIAILAGDDQSGAVGKTLAASVAVRVVDAHGNRVAGVPVVLSPSGGTVPDTALRTDSLGVARTRWTMGRTAGRLTLAVHVDGITRLVAVHAHATPAAPANLAFDDAQTARSARGVRRLVALVTDAYGNPVAGVPVRFATQSGSVSPARAVTDAEGRVALAWTVGGRTGELTVSGIAKGRDVKGTYTAHVASIHAAAHTRR; encoded by the coding sequence GTGACCGTGTTCGAGGAGGCCGAGTCAGGTGTCGGTATGGCGTCCTCACAGCGACTCACCGCCGGCGCACCGCGCGGTCCCTGGTTCTCGCATGCGCGCACGATCGCAGCCATTGCATCGGCCGGCGCGGCGGTCGTCTCGCTCGTATCCGCGCTCTACACGTACGGCGTGATCGGACGGGCCGACGCGCACGAGACCATCGGCAACATCGGAGCGGCGTGGGTCGGCGTTAGGCCGACGGCCGACACGGCATGCTCGGTGGGCGACACCCTGCACCTCGCGGCGACGATTACCGATCGCAGCGGCAGCGTGCTCGTTGGCGCGCACCCGATCTGGACCACGGACGATCCGCGTGTCGCCACGGTGCTCGGCGATGGCTCCGTCGTGACGCGCGGGCAGGGGTCGACGACGATCGATGTCATCGTCGGCGGACTGGTCGCGCGCGCGCGGATCGTGGTTGCCCAGCGCGTTGCGGCGGTCTCGGTGGAAGCGGCGGCGCTCGACAGCACGGTGACGGTCTCCGAGGATGGACGGATCGGGCTGACCATTGTCGCGCGCGACGCACGCGGGTATACGATCGCGGGCGTGATCCCGCGATGGCACATCGACGACTCGACGGTGGCGACGGTCGATTCATCGGGGCTTCTCGTTGGGCGAAGCGCCGGACGCTCGATCGTCACGGCAGCGGTGGGCGCGATCGCCGGGCGGGCAGCGGTCACGGTCGTGGCGACGCCGGCCGCCATCACCGCGGTGTCGGGAACGTCGCAGCGCGCGCTCGCCGGCCGGACCCTCGCGCAAGCCATCGTCGTGCGCGTGACGAGCCGGCACGGCCGGCCGATCGAGAATCAGCTCGTCATGTTCGCTCCGGCGGGTGGCCAGGGCATGGCGTCTCCCGATACGTCGCGCACCGACGCCGACGGACGCGCCCGCACGACGTGGACGTTGGGCGGTCTGCCGGGGCGGCAGCTGCTGCTCGCATCGGTGGACCATCTCGATACGGCAGTGCGCGTGGCGGCGGAAGCGGATCCGGCGGCACGCAACACGCGCGTCGCTGCGCTCGCAACCGGGCTCGCCGCCGAGGCCGGCACTGCGCTGGGCGACTCGGTCGGCGTGCGCGTGACGGATTCGACGGGTCGTGCGCTGAGCGGCGTGCCGGTCGTGTGGACGGCGCTGGACGGTTCCGTTAGGCCATTGGATGCGCGGACGGACTCGCTCGGGCAGGCGCAGGTCCGATGGACGCTGGGCGACGCGCCCGGCACGCAGCGCCTCCGCGTCCAGGTGGGCGAGGCGGAAAGCGCCGATCCCGTCGCACCGATCACCCTCAGCGCCGCGGCGCGCGCCGGGAAACCCGCGGGCATTGCGATACTCGCCGGCGATGATCAGAGCGGCGCGGTCGGCAAGACGCTCGCGGCGTCGGTCGCGGTCCGCGTGGTGGACGCGCACGGCAACCGCGTGGCGGGCGTGCCGGTGGTGCTGTCGCCGTCCGGCGGCACGGTGCCCGATACGGCGCTCCGGACCGATTCGTTAGGCGTGGCCCGGACGCGGTGGACGATGGGCCGCACCGCCGGCCGCCTAACGCTCGCGGTGCACGTCGACGGCATCACCAGGCTGGTCGCGGTGCATGCGCACGCGACGCCGGCCGCGCCGGCAAACCTCGCGTTCGATGACGCGCAGACCGCGCGCAGCGCCCGCGGCGTTCGGCGTCTCGTCGCGCTGGTGACGGATGCCTACGGCAATCCCGTCGCCGGCGTGCCGGTGCGATTCGCAACGCAGAGTGGATCGGTCTCGCCGGCGCGCGCGGTGACCGACGCGGAAGGACGAGTGGCGCTCGCATGGACCGTGGGCGGCCGCACCGGCGAGTTGACCGTGTCGGGCATCGCGAAGGGGCGCGACGTGAAGGGCACGTACACGGCGCACGTCGCCTCAATCCACGCGGCAGCGCATACCCGGCGCTGA
- a CDS encoding S41 family peptidase produces the protein MLRALGVFAAGTVAVAVVVSASASQSPSATPLGYYRYPAIHDTTIVFTAEGDLWTIGLGGGVARRLTSGRGEEGDASISPDGATIAFTGQYEGPAEVYTMPIAGGLPERRTWDGARDVVVGWTPDGRVLYSTRQFATLPIDQLVTLDTATGVRTRVPLEQASDGAYDGGTLFFTRFGFQGSHTRRYKGGTAQQLWKWSSAMPEAVPLTGDYAGTSKTPMPWKGRIYFASDRDGTMSIWSVDENGRDPRQHTHHTDFDLQSPSLSDGRIVYQLGADLWVLDLSTGQDRAIPIRLASDFDQMREEWVDTAMKWVSAAHLSPNGDRVVLTARGQLFVAPVKSDQGRLVEAARHPGVRYRDGRFMPTSDSLLALSDESGEVELWTMPANGVGAPHQLTRDGTVLRWEAVPSPNGKLIAHTDKDRRLWIYDAATGASKRIGTSDYGDFSGLAWSPDSRWLAYQVSGSNGLSRIDVYDARGGTTTAVTSDRYDSHTPAWSPDGAWLWFLSDRHFRSTVGAPWGSRAPEPYFDQQTEIFALALRAGERFPFAHADELHPDTVAVPKKPESRVPGAPKAPVAVALDSTPRVTIDTAGIMDRLYRVPVDPGNYAGLSTDGARLYFLSMDRAKPRQAMLHVLTITRVDPKMQTLVDKVTGYELSANRKKLLVRRGDDLFVIDAGPRPPEKLSDTQVDLSGWKLHIVPREEWQQMYREAWRLERDYFYDRNMNGIDWKAMRTKYAPLAARVTDRNELSDVFGQMISELSALHMFVYGGDMQTATEQIATGALGAELARDARAGGYRVVHVYRNDPDDPDDLSPLARPGVDVRDGETIVDVNGTPALSGPSLGALLRNTAGTQVRLRVKGAGESARDVIVEPITARAAANLRYDEWEYTRRRLVDSLSHGRIGYVHLRAMTSNDIAQWERDFYPVFNRDALIVDVRNNGGGNIDSWILEKLMRHAWMFWQPRIGAPYWNMQEAFRGPMTVLVNEHTASDGEAFAYGFRALGLGKLIGTRTWGGEIWLSSSNILADRGIATAAEMGVYGPNSEWLIEGHGVDPDIVVDDTPHETFLGRDAQLETAVQTLMDQLAKQPPSVPKPPTYPHKGP, from the coding sequence ATGCTCAGAGCTCTCGGTGTGTTCGCGGCCGGCACGGTCGCTGTGGCAGTCGTCGTGAGCGCTTCGGCCAGCCAATCGCCGTCCGCGACACCACTCGGCTACTACCGGTATCCAGCCATCCACGACACGACCATCGTGTTCACCGCCGAAGGCGATCTGTGGACAATCGGGTTGGGCGGCGGCGTCGCGCGGCGGCTCACGAGTGGCCGCGGCGAAGAGGGCGACGCGTCGATTTCGCCGGATGGCGCGACGATCGCGTTCACCGGACAATACGAAGGACCCGCGGAAGTCTACACGATGCCGATTGCCGGCGGCCTTCCCGAACGGCGCACCTGGGACGGCGCACGTGACGTCGTGGTCGGGTGGACGCCCGACGGCCGCGTGCTGTATTCGACACGGCAATTTGCGACGCTGCCCATCGACCAGCTCGTGACGCTCGACACGGCGACCGGCGTTCGCACGCGCGTGCCGCTCGAGCAGGCCTCCGATGGCGCGTACGATGGCGGGACGCTGTTCTTCACCCGCTTCGGCTTTCAGGGCAGTCACACGCGCCGCTACAAGGGAGGCACGGCCCAGCAGCTCTGGAAGTGGAGCAGCGCGATGCCCGAAGCGGTGCCGCTCACGGGCGACTACGCGGGCACCAGCAAGACGCCGATGCCGTGGAAGGGCCGCATTTATTTCGCGAGCGACCGCGACGGGACGATGAGCATCTGGTCGGTCGATGAGAACGGCCGCGATCCGCGACAGCACACGCATCACACGGATTTCGATCTGCAATCGCCGTCGCTGTCGGATGGGCGCATCGTATACCAGTTGGGCGCGGACTTGTGGGTGCTGGACCTGTCCACGGGACAGGACCGTGCGATTCCTATTCGCCTGGCGTCGGACTTCGATCAGATGCGAGAGGAATGGGTGGACACGGCGATGAAGTGGGTGAGCGCGGCGCACCTTTCGCCTAACGGCGACCGCGTCGTGTTGACGGCCCGCGGGCAGTTGTTCGTGGCGCCGGTGAAATCGGACCAGGGCCGGTTGGTCGAGGCGGCTCGGCATCCCGGCGTGCGGTACCGCGACGGACGCTTCATGCCCACCAGCGACTCGCTGCTGGCGCTCTCGGATGAAAGCGGCGAAGTCGAGCTGTGGACCATGCCGGCCAACGGTGTGGGTGCGCCGCACCAGCTCACGCGCGACGGGACGGTGCTGCGCTGGGAGGCAGTGCCATCGCCTAACGGGAAGCTCATCGCGCACACGGACAAGGACCGCCGGCTGTGGATCTATGACGCGGCAACCGGCGCATCGAAGCGCATCGGGACGTCGGACTACGGCGACTTCTCGGGCCTCGCCTGGTCGCCCGACTCGCGATGGCTGGCTTACCAGGTGTCGGGGTCGAACGGCCTGAGCCGCATCGACGTCTACGATGCGCGCGGCGGCACGACCACGGCGGTAACGAGCGATCGATACGATTCCCATACGCCGGCGTGGAGCCCGGACGGCGCGTGGCTCTGGTTCCTCTCCGACCGGCATTTCCGTTCGACGGTGGGTGCGCCATGGGGATCGCGGGCACCGGAACCATACTTCGATCAGCAGACCGAAATTTTTGCGTTAGCACTCCGCGCGGGCGAACGGTTTCCGTTTGCGCATGCGGATGAGCTGCACCCCGACACGGTCGCGGTACCGAAGAAGCCGGAGTCGCGCGTGCCGGGCGCTCCCAAGGCACCCGTTGCCGTCGCGCTGGACTCGACTCCCCGCGTGACGATCGACACTGCCGGCATCATGGACCGATTGTATCGCGTTCCGGTCGACCCGGGGAATTATGCCGGATTGAGCACAGATGGCGCGCGGCTCTACTTCCTGTCCATGGACCGTGCCAAGCCGCGGCAGGCGATGCTGCACGTGCTGACCATCACGCGCGTCGATCCGAAGATGCAGACGCTGGTCGACAAGGTGACCGGGTACGAGCTCTCGGCGAATCGGAAGAAGCTGTTGGTGCGGCGCGGCGACGATCTGTTCGTGATCGACGCAGGTCCCCGTCCACCCGAGAAGCTGAGCGACACGCAGGTCGACCTGTCGGGATGGAAACTGCACATCGTGCCGCGCGAAGAATGGCAGCAGATGTATCGCGAGGCCTGGCGTCTGGAGCGCGACTACTTTTACGACCGCAACATGAACGGCATCGACTGGAAGGCGATGCGGACGAAGTATGCGCCGCTGGCCGCTCGTGTGACGGATCGCAACGAGCTGTCCGATGTGTTCGGCCAGATGATCAGCGAGCTCTCGGCGCTCCACATGTTCGTGTACGGCGGCGACATGCAGACGGCGACGGAGCAGATTGCAACCGGGGCGTTAGGCGCGGAGCTGGCGCGCGACGCCAGGGCCGGCGGCTACCGTGTCGTCCACGTATATCGAAATGATCCGGACGATCCGGACGATTTGTCGCCGCTGGCGCGGCCCGGTGTGGACGTGCGGGATGGCGAGACCATCGTCGACGTGAACGGGACGCCCGCGTTGTCTGGTCCGTCGCTCGGCGCCCTGTTGCGGAACACGGCCGGCACGCAGGTGCGGCTGCGAGTCAAGGGCGCGGGCGAGTCCGCGCGCGACGTGATCGTCGAGCCCATTACCGCGCGGGCAGCGGCCAATCTTCGGTACGACGAATGGGAATACACACGCCGCCGGCTGGTCGACAGCCTGAGCCACGGGCGCATCGGGTACGTGCATCTGCGCGCGATGACCAGCAACGACATCGCCCAGTGGGAGCGCGACTTCTATCCGGTGTTCAACCGCGATGCGCTGATCGTCGACGTGCGCAACAACGGCGGCGGCAACATCGACTCATGGATTCTCGAGAAGCTGATGCGGCACGCATGGATGTTCTGGCAGCCGCGCATCGGCGCTCCGTACTGGAACATGCAGGAGGCGTTTCGCGGCCCGATGACGGTGCTGGTGAACGAGCACACCGCGTCGGACGGCGAAGCGTTCGCGTACGGATTCCGCGCGCTCGGGTTAGGCAAGCTCATCGGCACGCGGACCTGGGGCGGCGAGATCTGGCTGTCCTCGTCCAACATTCTCGCCGACCGCGGCATCGCGACCGCCGCCGAGATGGGCGTGTACGGGCCGAACAGCGAGTGGCTGATCGAGGGCCACGGCGTGGATCCCGACATCGTCGTGGACGACACGCCGCACGAGACGTTCCTCGGCCGCGACGCGCAATTGGAGACGGCGGTGCAAACGCTCATGGATCAGTTGGCAAAGCAGCCGCCGAGCGTGCCCAAGCCTCCCACGTATCCGCACAAGGGTCCTTGA